In the genome of Chiroxiphia lanceolata isolate bChiLan1 chromosome 29, bChiLan1.pri, whole genome shotgun sequence, one region contains:
- the HAPLN2 gene encoding hyaluronan and proteoglycan link protein 2 isoform X1, which produces MHRLLLLGCFWLLTAPTVSSIFQRPTGSPAPPRLQYLLEPLHSTVHTQRGATATLPCVLRALPQNYRVKWSKVEPANYRENIIIITNGLYHKNYGPLSPRVHLRHSHRYDASLTITDVALEDEGRYRCQLVNGLDDESVSLTLHLEGVVFPYQPSNGRYKFNYHEAKRACEQQDSRLATYQQLYKAWTEGLDWCNAGWILDGTVHYPIINSREPCGGRLLLPGVRTYGAKDKQKDRFDAFCFTSALQGLLHPGPPELQGGRAGVSQPRGCHRQGGAALLGLEVLPAGSLRWGVAGGRQRALPHHHPPPALRGAAGPRRPQLRLPQQGDEDLRHLLLRGEVGNARRRGGLSRGGGGGTPALVTRGREFEVGYEGMVSQRFWVVCASSGEEMELDLGAQCMLSWSCSPRPSLLQDLWAVQGLLEKPDPLLDQEGGLIQSPQQAAQTPHSPAPMNPSPHPRSLQP; this is translated from the exons atgcacaggctgctcctgcttggCTGCTTCTGGCTCCTGACAGCACCCACAGTGTCCAGCATCTTCCAGAGGCCAACTGGAAGCCCAG CCCCCCCGCGCCTGCAGTACCTGCTGGAGCCCCTGCACTCCACGGTGCACACCCAGCGCGGGGCCACGGCCACCCTGCCCTGCGTCCTGCGCGCCCTGCCCCAAAACTACCGCGTCAAGTGGAGCAAGGTGGAGCCAGCCAACTACCGGGagaacatcatcatcatcaccaaCGGGCTGTACCACAAGAACTACGGGCCGCTGAGCCCGCGGGTGCACCTGCGGCACAGCCACCGCTACGACGCCTCGCTCACCATCACCGACGTGGCTCTGGAGGACGAGGGGCGCTACCGCTGCCAGCTGGTCAACGGGCTGGACGATGAGAGCGTCTCGCTCACGCTGCACCTCGAAG GCGTCGTCTTCCCTTACCAACCCAGCAATGGGCGCTACAAATTCAACTACCATGAAGCCAAGCGAGCCTGTGAACAGCAGGACTCTCGCCTCGCTACCTACCAGCAGCTGTACAAAG CCTGGACAGAGGGTCTGGACTGGTGCAATGCTGGCTGGATCCTCGATGGGACTGTCCACTATCCCATCATCAACTCAAGGGAGCCTTGCGGTGGCCGCCTCCTCCTGCCCGGTGTCCGGACCTACGGGGCCAAGGACAAGCAGAAGGACCGATTTGATGCTTTCTGCTTTACCTCTGCTCTTCAAG GTCTACTTCATCCGGGGCCACCTGAACTTCAAGGAGGCCGGGCAGGCGTGTCGCAACCACGGGGCTGCCATCGCCAAGGTGGGGCAGCTCTACTCGGCCTGGAAGTTCTCCCAGCTGGATCGCTGCGATGGGGGGTGGCTGGCGGACGGCAGCGTGCGCTACCCCATCACCACCCCCCGCCAGCGCTGCGGGGGGCTGCCGGACCCCGGCGTCCGCAGCTTCGGCTTCCCCAGCAAGGAGATGAGGACCTACGGCACCTACTGCTTCGTGGGGAAGTAGGGAATGCCAGGAGGAGAGgtgggctgagcagagggggtGGTGGCGGGACACCAGCCCTCGTCACCCGGGGCAGAGAGTTTGAGGTGGGGTATGAGGGGATGGTCTCCCAGCGATTTTGGGTGGTTTGTGCATCATCTGGAGAAGAAATGGAGCTGGATTTAGGTGCTCAGTGCATGCTCTCATGGAGCTGCTCCCCACgccccagcctgctgcaggaCTTGTGGGCTGTTCAAGGCTTGCTGGAGAAGCCAGACCCATTGCTGGACCAGGAAGGGGGTCTAATCCAGTCcccccagcaggcagcacagaCTCCCCATTCCCCAGCTCCCATGAATCCCTCACCCCATCCTCGCTCCCTGCAGCCATGA
- the HAPLN2 gene encoding hyaluronan and proteoglycan link protein 2 isoform X2, with protein MHRLLLLGCFWLLTAPTVSSIFQRPTGSPAPPRLQYLLEPLHSTVHTQRGATATLPCVLRALPQNYRVKWSKVEPANYRENIIIITNGLYHKNYGPLSPRVHLRHSHRYDASLTITDVALEDEGRYRCQLVNGLDDESVSLTLHLEGVVFPYQPSNGRYKFNYHEAKRACEQQDSRLATYQQLYKAWTEGLDWCNAGWILDGTVHYPIINSREPCGGRLLLPGVRTYGAKDKQKDRFDAFCFTSALQGQVYFIRGHLNFKEAGQACRNHGAAIAKVGQLYSAWKFSQLDRCDGGWLADGSVRYPITTPRQRCGGLPDPGVRSFGFPSKEMRTYGTYCFVGK; from the exons atgcacaggctgctcctgcttggCTGCTTCTGGCTCCTGACAGCACCCACAGTGTCCAGCATCTTCCAGAGGCCAACTGGAAGCCCAG CCCCCCCGCGCCTGCAGTACCTGCTGGAGCCCCTGCACTCCACGGTGCACACCCAGCGCGGGGCCACGGCCACCCTGCCCTGCGTCCTGCGCGCCCTGCCCCAAAACTACCGCGTCAAGTGGAGCAAGGTGGAGCCAGCCAACTACCGGGagaacatcatcatcatcaccaaCGGGCTGTACCACAAGAACTACGGGCCGCTGAGCCCGCGGGTGCACCTGCGGCACAGCCACCGCTACGACGCCTCGCTCACCATCACCGACGTGGCTCTGGAGGACGAGGGGCGCTACCGCTGCCAGCTGGTCAACGGGCTGGACGATGAGAGCGTCTCGCTCACGCTGCACCTCGAAG GCGTCGTCTTCCCTTACCAACCCAGCAATGGGCGCTACAAATTCAACTACCATGAAGCCAAGCGAGCCTGTGAACAGCAGGACTCTCGCCTCGCTACCTACCAGCAGCTGTACAAAG CCTGGACAGAGGGTCTGGACTGGTGCAATGCTGGCTGGATCCTCGATGGGACTGTCCACTATCCCATCATCAACTCAAGGGAGCCTTGCGGTGGCCGCCTCCTCCTGCCCGGTGTCCGGACCTACGGGGCCAAGGACAAGCAGAAGGACCGATTTGATGCTTTCTGCTTTACCTCTGCTCTTCAAG GCCAGGTCTACTTCATCCGGGGCCACCTGAACTTCAAGGAGGCCGGGCAGGCGTGTCGCAACCACGGGGCTGCCATCGCCAAGGTGGGGCAGCTCTACTCGGCCTGGAAGTTCTCCCAGCTGGATCGCTGCGATGGGGGGTGGCTGGCGGACGGCAGCGTGCGCTACCCCATCACCACCCCCCGCCAGCGCTGCGGGGGGCTGCCGGACCCCGGCGTCCGCAGCTTCGGCTTCCCCAGCAAGGAGATGAGGACCTACGGCACCTACTGCTTCGTGGGGAAGTAG
- the RHBG gene encoding ammonium transporter Rh type B isoform X1 yields MPEHKAASRLRLSGLCFLLQILNILLFAAFVRYSPESSSSLCSPQLNCSRRNQDSGFQHPRFQDVHLQVLLGFGLLVAFLGRYGPGSVAISILIVSFAIQWAILIQGFLYFFLNGKIYVGARSMVSADFCTAAVLISTGAVLGRVNPVQMLLLALLEVTLCTLNEYILLSLMGVSDSGRSLTVHTFGAYFGLMVSRILHQPHMDQRKREDQQDTGHQADVFAVVGTIYLWIFWPSFTSATSVHDNAEPWAVLNTYFSLVASTISTFILSPVLYEESTPRMVQIQDATLAGAAVMGMAGEMLVTPFGALITGFLAGLICPLGFRFFTPVLQSRLKIQDTCGVHNIHGLPGILGALLGMLLTLLATADTYGDRLELVFPLVAQGSRTAADQALWQLCALPLTLLLATLGGCLTGAVLKTKALRSPPDKGNLENTVLWEEQVDKEGCDPRTSGKEPGISTLV; encoded by the exons ATGCCTGAGCACAAAGCTGCCTCAAGGCTCCGGCTCTCCGGGCTGTGCTTCCTCCTTCAAATCCTCAACATCCTCCTCTTCGCTGCCTTTGTCCGGTACAGCccagagagcagctccagcctctgtTCCCCGCAGCTGAACTGCAGCCGGAGAAACCAGGACTCGGGTTTCCAGCACCCCC gttTCCAGGATGTCCACCTCCAAGTGCTCCTTGGCTTCGGGCTCCTGGTGGCCTTCCTCGGCCGCTATGGGCCGGGCAGCGTGGCCATCAGCATCCTCATCGTGTCCTTTGCCATCCAGTGGGCCATACTGATCCAGGGGTTTTTGTACTTCTTCCTCAATGGCAAAATTTACGTGGGAGCTCGGAG catgGTCAGTGCCGACTTCTGCACCGCAGCCGTTCTGATCTCCACCGGAGCTGTTCTGGGCAGGGTAAACCCtgtgcagatgctgctgctggccctACTGGAAGTCACCCTCTGCACCCTCAATGAATACATCCTGCTCAGCCTCATGGGG GTGAGCGACAGCGGGCGCTCCTTGACCGTCCACACCTTCGGGGCTTACTTTGGCTTGATGGTTTCACGGATCTTGCACCAGCCCCATATGGAccagaggaagagggaggacCAGCAGGACACAGGGCACCAGGCGGATGTTTTTGCTGTGGTTG GAACCATCTACCTGTGGATCTTCTGGCCCAGCTTTACCTCAGCCACCTCTGTTCATGACAATGCTGAGCCCTGGGCAGTGCTCAACACCTACTTCTCACTGGTGGCGAGTACCATCTCCACCTTCATCCTGTCTCCTGTCCTCTATGAGGAGAGCACCCCACGGATG GTTCAGATCCAGGATGCCACCTTGGCTGGTGCTGCCGTGATGGGTATGGCTGGGGAGATGTTGGTCACCCCCTTTGGGGCCCTCATCACAGGGTTTCTGGCCGGCCTGATCTGCCCACTTGGCTTCAGATTCTTCACG cctgtcctgcaATCCAGGCTGAAGATCCAGGACACATGTGGGGTTCACAATATCCATGGGCTGCCAGGGATACTGGGTGCCctgctggggatgctgctgaCACTGCTGGCCACCGCAGACACTTACGGTGACAG GCTGGAGCTCGTGTTCCCGCTGGTGGCCCAGGGCAGCCGGACGGCCGCTGACCAGGCGTtgtggcagctctgtgccctgcccctcaccctgctgctCGCCACGCTCGGGGGCTGCCTCACGG GAGCCGTCCTGAAAACCAAGGCGCTGAGGTCTCCCCCGGACAAGGGAAACCTGGAGAACACCGTCCTCTGGGAG GAGCAGGTGGACAAGGAAGGATGTGACCCCAGGACAAGTGGGAAGGAGCCGGGCATCAGCACCTTGGTGTAA
- the RHBG gene encoding ammonium transporter Rh type B isoform X2: MPEHKAASRLRLSGLCFLLQILNILLFAAFVRYSPESSSSLCSPQLNCSRRNQDSGFQHPRFQDVHLQVLLGFGLLVAFLGRYGPGSVAISILIVSFAIQWAILIQGFLYFFLNGKIYVGARSMVSADFCTAAVLISTGAVLGRVNPVQMLLLALLEVTLCTLNEYILLSLMGVSDSGRSLTVHTFGAYFGLMVSRILHQPHMDQRKREDQQDTGHQADVFAVVGTIYLWIFWPSFTSATSVHDNAEPWAVLNTYFSLVASTISTFILSPVLYEESTPRMVQIQDATLAGAAVMGMAGEMLVTPFGALITGFLAGLICPLGFRFFTPVLQSRLKIQDTCGVHNIHGLPGILGALLGMLLTLLATADTYGDRLELVFPLVAQGSRTAADQALWQLCALPLTLLLATLGGCLTGAVLKTKALRSPPDKGNLENTVLWEVDKEGCDPRTSGKEPGISTLV; this comes from the exons ATGCCTGAGCACAAAGCTGCCTCAAGGCTCCGGCTCTCCGGGCTGTGCTTCCTCCTTCAAATCCTCAACATCCTCCTCTTCGCTGCCTTTGTCCGGTACAGCccagagagcagctccagcctctgtTCCCCGCAGCTGAACTGCAGCCGGAGAAACCAGGACTCGGGTTTCCAGCACCCCC gttTCCAGGATGTCCACCTCCAAGTGCTCCTTGGCTTCGGGCTCCTGGTGGCCTTCCTCGGCCGCTATGGGCCGGGCAGCGTGGCCATCAGCATCCTCATCGTGTCCTTTGCCATCCAGTGGGCCATACTGATCCAGGGGTTTTTGTACTTCTTCCTCAATGGCAAAATTTACGTGGGAGCTCGGAG catgGTCAGTGCCGACTTCTGCACCGCAGCCGTTCTGATCTCCACCGGAGCTGTTCTGGGCAGGGTAAACCCtgtgcagatgctgctgctggccctACTGGAAGTCACCCTCTGCACCCTCAATGAATACATCCTGCTCAGCCTCATGGGG GTGAGCGACAGCGGGCGCTCCTTGACCGTCCACACCTTCGGGGCTTACTTTGGCTTGATGGTTTCACGGATCTTGCACCAGCCCCATATGGAccagaggaagagggaggacCAGCAGGACACAGGGCACCAGGCGGATGTTTTTGCTGTGGTTG GAACCATCTACCTGTGGATCTTCTGGCCCAGCTTTACCTCAGCCACCTCTGTTCATGACAATGCTGAGCCCTGGGCAGTGCTCAACACCTACTTCTCACTGGTGGCGAGTACCATCTCCACCTTCATCCTGTCTCCTGTCCTCTATGAGGAGAGCACCCCACGGATG GTTCAGATCCAGGATGCCACCTTGGCTGGTGCTGCCGTGATGGGTATGGCTGGGGAGATGTTGGTCACCCCCTTTGGGGCCCTCATCACAGGGTTTCTGGCCGGCCTGATCTGCCCACTTGGCTTCAGATTCTTCACG cctgtcctgcaATCCAGGCTGAAGATCCAGGACACATGTGGGGTTCACAATATCCATGGGCTGCCAGGGATACTGGGTGCCctgctggggatgctgctgaCACTGCTGGCCACCGCAGACACTTACGGTGACAG GCTGGAGCTCGTGTTCCCGCTGGTGGCCCAGGGCAGCCGGACGGCCGCTGACCAGGCGTtgtggcagctctgtgccctgcccctcaccctgctgctCGCCACGCTCGGGGGCTGCCTCACGG GAGCCGTCCTGAAAACCAAGGCGCTGAGGTCTCCCCCGGACAAGGGAAACCTGGAGAACACCGTCCTCTGGGAG GTGGACAAGGAAGGATGTGACCCCAGGACAAGTGGGAAGGAGCCGGGCATCAGCACCTTGGTGTAA